A part of Gambusia affinis linkage group LG21, SWU_Gaff_1.0, whole genome shotgun sequence genomic DNA contains:
- the LOC122824450 gene encoding CD276 antigen-like: MSETFYFNLFMFFLLSVSGSDPEVSCVFRQSCMLPCQIQSGSDPLIHWYQVTSEDNLVHSYYSGRDQMGYQNQNFQNRTSLFQDQISRGNASLLLKEVKIQDEGRYKCYTSTIRGFKESFINMKTEAPVSDIRIHQDGNRITCSSEGIYPQPELTWSTEPPSNTTLNESTRIQETEDQLYNISSSLMVPDNETDWTYSCTIRTRSNNMTETFKKSDKEDFLFWVLIGGLAAAGVALLIITVMIIRCLCKRVKNKKSKTGSASDGNPENRESFEKTPLNGNIQGSDIQKESSEQENTEDATEEKSSERDPLKTE, from the exons atgtcggagacattttactttaacttatttatgttttttcttctgtctgtttctggaTCCG ATCCAGAGGTTTCCTGTGTTTTCAGACAGAGCTGCATGTTACCCTGTCAGATCCAGAGTGGCTCTGATCCGCTCATCCACTGGTACCAAGTGACATCTGAAGATAATCTGGTTCACTCCTACTATAGTGGCAGAGATCAGATGGgttaccagaaccagaactttcaGAACCGGACATCACTGTTCCAGGATCAGATCTCCAGAGGAAACgcctctctgctgctgaagGAGGTGAAGATCCAGGATGAGGGGAGATATAAATGTTACACCAGCACCATCAGAGGATTTAAAGAATCAtttataaacatgaaaacagaag CTCCAGTCTCTGACATCAGGATCCATCAGGATGGAAACAGGAtcacctgcagctcagaggggaTCTACCCTCAACCTGAACTCACCTGGTCCACTGAGCCTCCATCCAACACGACTCTGAATGAAAGTACCAGGATCCAGGAAACTGAAGATCAACTttacaacatcagcagctctctgaTGGTTCCAGACAATGAGACTGATTGGACCTACAGCTGcaccatcagaaccaggagcaacaacatgacagaaacttttaaaaaatcag ATAAAGAAGATTTTTTATTCTGGGTGCTGATTGGTGGTTTGGCTGCAGCAGGAGTGGCTCTACTAATCATTACAGTAATGATAATCAGATGTTTATGTAAAAG agttaaaaataaaaagagtaaaactgGATCAGCATCAGATGGAAATCCTGAAAACAGAGA GAGTTTTGAGAAGACCCCTTTAAACGGTAACATACAAGGATCTGACATTCAAAAAGAATCAAGTGAACAGGAAAATACAGAAGATGCTACCGAAGAGAAGTCCAGCGAGAGGGACCCCTTGAAAACAGAATGA